The bacterium region AATGAAAACCGACCTGATACCAGCTGTATGTAATGTATCAATGATATCATAATCTATTTGGTTTACTCTCAAATCTACTGCATAGCAAATAAATCCATTTTGACTCATCCATTGCAACAATTCTATCGCACGCTTTTTATTGCCCAAAAAACAATCATCCAGAAAGAGAAATGAATTAATACTATATTGAGAACGAAGATACTGCATTTCTTTCTGGATTTGAGTTATATCTGATGGTTGCCAATGTCTGCCATGGAATGCTTTATTGTAACAAAAGCCACAGTTAAAGGGACATCCTCGCGAACAGATGAAGCCGATAATTTTCTCTTGATGATTGGTGCTAAAGACAAATTCCTGAACGGGAAAACTTTCCCAGTCGGGACGTTCTATGGTAGAGTCAATTCCTGGAATACCTGGAGGGTTAATGACAACTTTACCGTTATTACGATATGCCAGTGACGGAACCTGTTCAATACCGATATTACGGTGAAGCATCTGGGCTATGGCTACTATTGTAGATTCACCAGGTCCCACGCATATCCAGTCAATAGATGGTTCATAGAGGCATTGTTCCGGTTCAAGGGAAGGATGGACTCCGCCCCACAAAATTGGTAAATCAGGCTGAAGTTGTTTGAGTAATCTTGACAGATGTAATGCCATCTTCAATTTGAATCCTACAAGGACAGAAAAGCCTACCACCTGTGGCTGTAATGCGAGTACTTGATTAACCCATTTGTATGAGTCATCCCCAAATCGAAACAATACTATTTGCGATTGTTCTCCAGCATTTTTAAGTGCACCTGCCAAACACGCCAGAGCCAATGGTGGATATTTAACTCCATATACATCACATGGAGGAACGACAATTTCAGCTAATACAATCATTGTTTAGTCTCCTTCTAAAGAAAAACTCCATCGAAGCACATAGATATGCCATTTAATTTTATTCAAAAATAATTTTCGACGGTCAGGGGAATAAAAATATAAAATGTATAGAACCGACCAAAAGATTCCTTTCCCCAATGCCCCAACTAAAGTTATCAGTTTGATAATGCTCGCCTTAATAAAACCAAGATGTTTTCGATAAAAATATTGCTGACCGTTTAAAATAGCACTAACACGGTTAGCAAGGGATACTACAGTACTTCCACCTCCGATGTGAATTACCTTTGGTTTTGGGGTATAGATAATATGCCATCCATTCTTCTTAATTCGATAACACCAATCCCATTCTTCAGCATAAAAGAACATTGTTTCATCCATAAGACCTGCCTGTTCAACAGCCTCACGGCGAACAATGATACATGCTCCCACTATCCAATCAACATCTTGCTCTTGAAGATGTTCCTGGTAGGAAAGAAAGGGAGGAGAAAAATACTTGTATTCCTTCTGTATCAAATTACTCAATTTCCCGATGGGATTAAAATTCGCAAGAATGGAATACAGCGTTGGAAACCAACCACAGGCTGGTTGTAGAGAACCATCCGGGTTTAGTAGCCCGCAACCACCAGCACCGGCTCTTTGATTCTCATCCATATATTGCACTATTTGAGAAATAGCGTCATTAACAATAATTGTATCACTATTAAGAAGGAGAAAATAGTGTCCATTTGCTTGACGCATTCCTTCATTGCAGGCAAAAGCGAATCCTTCATTTTTCTCGTTTCGGATAAGGATTGTCTGAGGAAATTTTACTTGCACCATTTCACAGCTACCATCTGTAGAACCGTTATCTACAACGATTACTTCATAGGTTACATTGATTGTCTGATTGTAAATTGACTCAAGACATTTTTCCAGTAACTCACAGGTATTCCAATTAACAATAATCACAGAGATGTTACAAGTAGATTCTCGATGTAGCAGTAATGGATGTTTTAAACGCCCCACTTGCGGCTGACTATCCATAAATCCATACCTCCTCCAGTTGTTGCGACAGTGTTTTCCAACTGTATTTTGTTTCAACCAATTGACGGGCTCTTTTTGCCAGAGAATAGGCAAGAGAATCATTCTCCAGTAAACTACACAATGCTCGGGTGAACTCCTGTGATGTGTTAGCCAATAGTAATTCTTGTTCGCTCTGAATGTCAATCCCTTCACATCCTAATGCTGTTGATACTACGGGTAATCCAGCGGAAAATGCCTCCAGAACCTTAAGTCGTGTTCCACCGCCATTAAAAATGGGCACTACCATTGCGCGACATTGATGCATAAATGCGCAAACATCTTTAACATAACCGTGTATGGTGATACCATTCGTGCTATGTAATCTTTTAATATCCTCTGGAACGGCATCTCCAACAACTTCCAGCCGAACATCTGGCAAATGCTTGTGAATCTGTGGTAACACTTCCTGAATAAAAAAACGCAGTCCTATAACATTCGGAGGATGTCGAAAATAACCGAGAAATAGAATGGAATGATTGTTAATTTCACAAGGATGAAACGAAAAATATTCTGTATCAACACCGTTAGGTACCACCCAAACCTTCTCTGGAGAAGCATACTGTTGAATGTGCTGGCAATCTACTTCTGAAGGGGTAATCATTGCATCACATCGTGACCATAAAGATTGCTCAAATTGTCTCATACGAATTATCTCCCTTTGCAAGAATTTTTTCTGTCGGTCATTGCTTTGTTCTGCAAGGCGTTGAAGGGCTATGTAGCTAATGTCGATTTCGTCAAGCACTATCCTGACATCAGGTGCATACCTCCTTATCAGTGGTAAATATCGTCCCATAGCAGTATATTCCAACTGAACAACATCAAAATGATATTTGATTAACAATCTTTTGAGATGTTGAGCGAGCGGTGGGAAATAAAAGCGTGAAGCCTCCCGTGGTAGCCCGACAATCCGCTCTTGCAATCGCCGTATTGTTCTCAACCATTTCCATGGCAACATAGCTTCAGCCAACCGTTGACCAAATGTATCATTATTTCTGGCCAGGACAAGAACGGCAGGTTCTTTAAGTCCTTCCAATGCCTCTGGAAATCTGTAAAGGTTAGGGGTAATCAACGAAAGAAGTTGCACATTATGCCGCTGTCCAGTATAACGGATTAAATTGAAAATGCGGCTATGTCCACCTGAACGAATTGGCAATGGATAGAAGGGTGATACAATTAATATTTTCATGTTAAATCTCTCGTAAGCGTTTAGGTAGTGCACGGTTTTTAGAGCTAAACGAACGAATCGAACAAAATATTTGGGAATAATTCATTTTTTAAAAATAAAAAAAATCATAGGATTAGTTCCTTGACTATAATGTATTAGTTCTTCGATGTTTAATCTGTTTTTAATTGACATAATTTTATCATATACAACTTTTTCTTTTGCGGGAGATGCTGTAAAATATTCTATCTTTTTCTGTTTTAACCAATCTATAATCACACCACCTTCAGCATCAAAACCAGTAGGCTCTGCCGTATGAAATACATCATGGACACTTACCGGGGTTCCATTTTTTAGATTAGAAAATATATTTTGGATATACCAATGGGCGAAAGTGTCAGAATGATCTGAATCCATAAAAAGATAATCGATTTTTTGAGGTAATTTTTCTGTATTTTCCCTTATATCTCCTTTGGTAAACACCCACCTATTTTTAGATAAATCTAATGGTACCAATTTTGTCGAGTAATTCACTATGTCATATGAATATAATATTCCAAAACCGTTATCTTTTATTGCATTTAGGAGCCATGATGTTGACCATCCTCCGCAAGGGGAAATTTCAACAACAGTCTCTGGCTTAAATTCTCGAATCAATAAATAAGTTAGTTCTGCCTCAACATCATCCAATTGAGGATCCATTTTAACTACATTCTGTGTATAACTAAACTTTTTTAAAATATATCGCAGTGCACGGTAGATA contains the following coding sequences:
- a CDS encoding radical SAM protein, which encodes MIVLAEIVVPPCDVYGVKYPPLALACLAGALKNAGEQSQIVLFRFGDDSYKWVNQVLALQPQVVGFSVLVGFKLKMALHLSRLLKQLQPDLPILWGGVHPSLEPEQCLYEPSIDWICVGPGESTIVAIAQMLHRNIGIEQVPSLAYRNNGKVVINPPGIPGIDSTIERPDWESFPVQEFVFSTNHQEKIIGFICSRGCPFNCGFCYNKAFHGRHWQPSDITQIQKEMQYLRSQYSINSFLFLDDCFLGNKKRAIELLQWMSQNGFICYAVDLRVNQIDYDIIDTLHTAGIRSVFIGIESSSERILQLITKGFGVEDIERAMVVLKKYPDILVLLSFIVGFPTESFQEIKETISTCAKLCLHRSNTLIALNTYLPLPGTALFKLSLQHGFKEPKNLADWIALNVDAYGSSKLDYFPGRFTATEIRYIQRAILYLRMLYRPYITEKLKSIRRCVAEIFRYIAIARLHYHLLWFPVDIWIYNILRRLLQSKT
- a CDS encoding glycosyltransferase family 2 protein — protein: MDSQPQVGRLKHPLLLHRESTCNISVIIVNWNTCELLEKCLESIYNQTINVTYEVIVVDNGSTDGSCEMVQVKFPQTILIRNEKNEGFAFACNEGMRQANGHYFLLLNSDTIIVNDAISQIVQYMDENQRAGAGGCGLLNPDGSLQPACGWFPTLYSILANFNPIGKLSNLIQKEYKYFSPPFLSYQEHLQEQDVDWIVGACIIVRREAVEQAGLMDETMFFYAEEWDWCYRIKKNGWHIIYTPKPKVIHIGGGSTVVSLANRVSAILNGQQYFYRKHLGFIKASIIKLITLVGALGKGIFWSVLYILYFYSPDRRKLFLNKIKWHIYVLRWSFSLEGD
- a CDS encoding glycosyltransferase family 4 protein; the encoded protein is MKILIVSPFYPLPIRSGGHSRIFNLIRYTGQRHNVQLLSLITPNLYRFPEALEGLKEPAVLVLARNNDTFGQRLAEAMLPWKWLRTIRRLQERIVGLPREASRFYFPPLAQHLKRLLIKYHFDVVQLEYTAMGRYLPLIRRYAPDVRIVLDEIDISYIALQRLAEQSNDRQKKFLQREIIRMRQFEQSLWSRCDAMITPSEVDCQHIQQYASPEKVWVVPNGVDTEYFSFHPCEINNHSILFLGYFRHPPNVIGLRFFIQEVLPQIHKHLPDVRLEVVGDAVPEDIKRLHSTNGITIHGYVKDVCAFMHQCRAMVVPIFNGGGTRLKVLEAFSAGLPVVSTALGCEGIDIQSEQELLLANTSQEFTRALCSLLENDSLAYSLAKRARQLVETKYSWKTLSQQLEEVWIYG
- a CDS encoding class I SAM-dependent methyltransferase, which produces MTNELNINFILGLYEKYLYDLRKVRKYQRKLHSQKGYTWFEKPWFEKYFIYRALRYILKKFSYTQNVVKMDPQLDDVEAELTYLLIREFKPETVVEISPCGGWSTSWLLNAIKDNGFGILYSYDIVNYSTKLVPLDLSKNRWVFTKGDIRENTEKLPQKIDYLFMDSDHSDTFAHWYIQNIFSNLKNGTPVSVHDVFHTAEPTGFDAEGGVIIDWLKQKKIEYFTASPAKEKVVYDKIMSIKNRLNIEELIHYSQGTNPMIFFIFKK